The following coding sequences are from one Salinicoccus sp. Bachu38 window:
- a CDS encoding glycosyltransferase, with translation MKPRILFLLNSVDVNRGGLTHASLRQASTFADAGYDTELLTFRYDPRFPLICRKLVHMGKVSKNVRIRNLFHERALYDRTDRIQRKRVKVDISEYEGAYKVSKRPKHNAYRLYQDGRYVKYISLREDDTLDFIDYYGEYERRERREFFDYYGQMTRLQRFSPEENKLEEEHFYNRNGDTILTMRHDPETNKIIHVKNFGEGDRTLSETDGDQTPYRKDWLDQVLGESDRDTVVISDTRPTDELVVLLDDSRVKGVIRPHSNHLRNPDDPSSELNRRNKYAIESVKDIDALVVLTEKQRQDIISRFGHPEKVFVVPNYYDPGPPKVTGLRSFLMNVRQRSRKIERDMKKVVIVSRFSSIKSIDHTIRAFKDVVEAVPEAKLEIWGKGDKKQEYKDLIKKLDLDGNVKVKGYTQHPENVYRSGAMSVVTSKAEGFSLSVMESMVNETPVVSYDIRYGPSDMIEDGENGFLIKKGDTGMLAERMIHMLQNPEETRAMGVAAGKTMRTKFGIDSYQKKWFSLVNHLLENDESRGAQE, from the coding sequence ATGAAACCGAGAATCTTGTTTTTACTCAACTCCGTGGACGTGAACCGGGGTGGCCTGACGCATGCATCCTTGAGGCAGGCGAGCACTTTCGCAGATGCCGGTTACGACACCGAGCTTCTGACGTTCAGGTACGACCCGAGATTCCCATTGATATGCAGGAAGCTCGTGCATATGGGCAAGGTCAGCAAAAATGTACGCATCCGCAACCTGTTCCATGAACGCGCATTGTATGACAGGACGGACAGGATTCAGAGGAAGCGTGTGAAAGTCGACATCTCCGAGTACGAAGGAGCGTACAAGGTGTCGAAACGACCGAAACATAATGCATACAGGCTGTATCAGGATGGCAGGTACGTAAAATATATCTCCCTGCGGGAGGACGACACACTTGATTTCATCGACTACTATGGTGAGTACGAACGCCGCGAGCGGAGGGAGTTCTTCGACTACTATGGACAGATGACACGCCTCCAGCGTTTCAGCCCTGAGGAGAACAAGCTGGAGGAGGAGCACTTCTACAATCGGAACGGGGATACGATCCTCACCATGCGGCATGATCCGGAAACGAACAAAATCATCCATGTAAAGAACTTCGGGGAGGGCGATAGGACGCTCTCCGAAACCGACGGTGACCAGACCCCCTACAGGAAGGATTGGCTGGATCAGGTCCTCGGTGAATCCGACCGCGATACCGTGGTCATCTCGGATACCAGACCGACTGATGAACTCGTGGTACTGCTCGATGACAGCAGGGTGAAGGGTGTCATCCGCCCCCACAGCAACCATCTTCGGAACCCCGATGACCCATCCTCCGAATTGAACCGCCGCAACAAATACGCCATCGAAAGCGTCAAGGATATTGATGCGCTTGTTGTTCTGACGGAAAAGCAGCGACAGGACATCATCAGCCGGTTCGGCCATCCGGAGAAGGTGTTCGTCGTCCCGAACTACTACGATCCCGGGCCGCCGAAGGTCACCGGCCTGCGCTCTTTCCTGATGAATGTGCGGCAACGGAGCCGGAAGATCGAACGCGACATGAAAAAAGTGGTCATCGTCTCCAGATTCTCAAGCATCAAAAGCATCGACCACACCATCAGGGCCTTCAAGGATGTGGTGGAAGCCGTTCCGGAAGCGAAGCTTGAAATATGGGGGAAGGGCGATAAGAAGCAGGAGTACAAGGATCTGATCAAAAAGCTGGACCTCGATGGTAATGTAAAGGTGAAGGGGTATACCCAGCACCCCGAGAACGTCTACCGCTCGGGTGCGATGTCCGTCGTCACATCGAAGGCGGAAGGGTTTTCACTGTCCGTCATGGAAAGCATGGTCAATGAGACGCCGGTCGTCAGCTATGACATCCGGTACGGTCCTTCGGATATGATCGAAGATGGTGAAAATGGATTCCTGATTAAAAAAGGGGATACCGGGATGCTTGCGGAAAGAATGATCCATATGCTTCAAAACCCCGAGGAGACCCGGGCGATGGGTGTGGCGGCAGGCAAAACGATGCGGACGAAGTTCGGCATCGACAGCTATCAGAAAAAATGGTTCTCCCTGGTGAATCACCTGTTGGAGAACGATGAAAGTCGAGGTGCGCAAGAATAA
- a CDS encoding CDP-glycerol:glycerophosphate glycerophosphotransferase: MKVEVRKNKVISIITPAEKNENYIDRALESIVDQTYTAFEALILHSDIDALKRAVGEKYLEDERFRFIETPKDITAGAARNIGIEASEGEYVYFLDSDDYISDDTLQLLTDNIEGRPVVRGRVRRTNLDSSALENVTDQRRISIFHRNRYNLVKNHSALNFLVSKDYIDRLDLRFAEEEQTYSDLSFIVPLLESVEVVAFVYEAVYFRRRRNDPITHPSLRQLPVEQRMHDLFSIYNRLKHSRLSFEAEEFLDNLLLNFYRKHLIVEFKDKAQIDQHFEGLREAIRKVSPAVLNGKDRVLRLDVRTIQSRSMRTFKRLSIFRDLIRDVKKAVTTRNGRKEFIYKRFFKNMDLMDDLVVFESFQGKSYSDSPKYIYQQMLKSRSGYNYVWVMNKKQKIPGNPVTVKRFSLKYYRYMARAKYIVSNVRMPNSYIKKDGQKYLQTWHGTPLKRLAGDMDDVHMPGTNAARYKQNFSRETDKWDYLIAPNAYSSAIFKRAFWFSNTMLETGYPRNDILTNDNNPVIIQDIKEKLGLSADKKVVLYAPTWRDDEYYKVGQYKFSLQLDLERLKERFGDDHIILLRMHYVVASKMNLAGLEGFAYDVSKYDDVSELYLVSDMLITDYSSVFFDYANLKRPVLFFTYDIEKYREQLRGFYIDMEEELPGPLLMTNDEVVNAIENINQIEKKYKERYEAFHERFCSWDDGRASEKVVDAVFRE; this comes from the coding sequence ATGAAAGTCGAGGTGCGCAAGAATAAAGTGATTTCAATCATTACACCTGCAGAAAAAAATGAAAACTATATCGACAGGGCACTCGAGTCGATAGTGGATCAGACCTATACGGCGTTTGAAGCATTGATCCTCCATTCAGACATCGATGCACTGAAGCGCGCAGTGGGCGAGAAGTATCTTGAAGATGAACGGTTCAGGTTCATCGAAACTCCGAAGGACATTACGGCAGGCGCCGCCCGCAACATCGGCATCGAAGCCTCGGAAGGGGAATATGTCTATTTCCTGGACAGCGATGACTATATATCTGATGATACGCTCCAGCTGCTCACCGACAACATTGAGGGCCGTCCGGTCGTCCGTGGCAGGGTACGAAGGACCAATTTGGATTCGAGCGCACTCGAGAATGTAACGGATCAGAGACGGATCAGCATCTTCCATCGGAACAGATACAACCTGGTGAAGAACCATTCGGCACTCAACTTCCTCGTCTCAAAGGACTACATCGACCGACTGGATCTGAGATTCGCTGAAGAAGAGCAGACGTACTCGGACCTTTCGTTCATCGTTCCATTGCTGGAATCGGTGGAAGTGGTGGCGTTCGTCTATGAAGCGGTCTATTTCAGGAGACGAAGGAATGATCCGATCACCCATCCATCCCTCCGGCAGCTGCCTGTGGAGCAGCGCATGCATGACCTTTTTTCCATCTACAACCGCCTGAAGCACTCCCGCCTCAGTTTTGAAGCTGAAGAGTTCCTGGATAACCTGCTGCTCAACTTCTACCGGAAGCATCTGATAGTGGAGTTCAAGGACAAAGCCCAGATCGACCAGCACTTCGAAGGCCTGCGGGAAGCCATTCGGAAGGTCAGTCCGGCAGTACTGAACGGCAAAGACAGGGTGCTGCGGCTCGACGTCCGCACCATCCAGTCGAGAAGCATGCGTACATTCAAAAGGCTGAGCATATTCAGAGACCTCATCAGGGATGTCAAAAAAGCCGTCACGACGAGGAACGGGCGTAAGGAATTCATCTATAAACGGTTCTTCAAGAACATGGACCTGATGGATGACCTGGTCGTCTTCGAGAGCTTCCAGGGCAAATCCTATTCCGACAGTCCCAAATATATATACCAGCAGATGCTCAAGAGCAGAAGCGGATACAACTATGTCTGGGTGATGAACAAGAAACAGAAGATCCCCGGCAATCCGGTGACCGTGAAGCGGTTTTCATTGAAATACTACCGTTATATGGCACGAGCGAAATATATCGTGAGCAACGTCAGGATGCCGAACAGCTACATCAAAAAGGATGGGCAGAAGTATCTCCAGACATGGCATGGTACGCCGCTGAAGCGTCTCGCGGGGGATATGGATGACGTACATATGCCCGGAACGAACGCAGCACGCTATAAGCAGAACTTCAGCCGTGAGACGGACAAATGGGACTATCTCATCGCCCCGAATGCGTACTCATCCGCCATATTCAAAAGGGCATTCTGGTTCAGCAACACCATGCTCGAGACCGGCTACCCTAGAAATGATATCCTGACCAATGACAACAATCCCGTCATCATCCAGGACATCAAGGAGAAGCTCGGACTTTCCGCAGATAAAAAGGTCGTCCTCTACGCACCGACATGGCGGGATGATGAATACTACAAAGTGGGGCAGTACAAGTTTTCCCTGCAGCTCGATCTCGAGCGGCTGAAGGAGCGGTTCGGCGATGATCACATCATCCTGCTCAGGATGCACTATGTCGTCGCGTCCAAGATGAATCTCGCCGGACTGGAAGGCTTCGCATATGATGTCTCCAAATACGATGACGTCAGCGAACTCTATCTCGTCTCCGATATGCTCATCACGGACTATTCATCCGTATTCTTCGATTATGCCAACCTGAAGCGGCCGGTCCTGTTCTTTACGTATGACATCGAGAAATACAGGGAACAGCTGCGCGGCTTCTATATCGACATGGAAGAGGAGCTGCCCGGCCCGTTGCTCATGACGAACGATGAAGTGGTCAATGCGATAGAGAACATCAATCAGATAGAGAAGAAATACAAGGAAAGATATGAAGCATTCCATGAACGCTTCTGCAGCTGGGATGACGGCAGGGCGTCGGAGAAGGTTGTGGATGCGGTGTTCAGGGAATAG
- a CDS encoding AAA family ATPase, producing the protein MMEVIAVYIGLFKGIEGQLFNFSKHYKVERKSDTFKISNKENENTIDNKTLIIGKNGSGKTTILEALDISKEIYYYHEDIIVFVSSEKEIYGVYSSNNPPSVSNDLKMLDKSENLANGKRIVLNIANSNEVLKFTKIGEAIYEEEKYKKSLLNITKISGDIQSTDSIQEIKIIERLDKDRDLFDEFINIPEALELNIEVFGSFTLGEREQGREEIQKGYFKRGHPPFFNNSGEKRAKFKNLPSNQRLIYLWDHRILYNIIWQSKKFNLTNNDKMFKSLDGISSLYEKIDFKKYDYEFDLLVSKLREEFEDNKTYKFLKMEAKLSNSVKYSFEEVLEKYKHVRDIIKQIDNIKGNDRRLLFSFSYAEEIADALQDLVKADSRGIINNIFTEYLEIKNNIQSTGMKKVLKMFISIEESIKDNSVILLDEIDAFLYPELSRRFMYILYDFFKEDKLAEKQLILTSHSPFILSDFFEDQVIKLKSLNDENSNREPAIEEIKSKYFASNFNEILSEVFILEGLVGEYSESIIRNIEEYSPVKKMFVINSVSDPMIKSVLRKKYIDSIEKEDIMNMSSTEIDNIQKWINQRRKGE; encoded by the coding sequence ATGATGGAAGTAATAGCTGTATACATAGGATTATTTAAGGGGATAGAAGGTCAACTCTTCAACTTCAGTAAGCATTATAAGGTAGAAAGAAAGAGTGACACTTTCAAAATCAGCAATAAAGAAAATGAAAATACTATTGATAACAAAACTCTTATTATTGGGAAGAATGGGTCAGGTAAGACTACTATATTAGAAGCATTGGATATATCTAAAGAAATATATTATTATCATGAAGATATAATAGTTTTTGTGAGTTCAGAAAAAGAAATATACGGTGTTTATTCAAGTAATAATCCCCCTTCCGTTAGTAATGACTTAAAAATGTTAGATAAAAGTGAAAATCTTGCAAATGGTAAAAGGATAGTTCTCAATATAGCGAATTCGAATGAGGTTTTGAAGTTCACTAAGATTGGAGAAGCTATCTATGAAGAAGAAAAATATAAAAAAAGCTTATTGAATATCACTAAAATTTCTGGTGACATTCAATCCACTGATTCAATTCAAGAAATTAAAATTATTGAAAGATTAGATAAGGACAGAGACTTGTTTGATGAATTTATAAATATCCCTGAAGCCTTAGAATTGAATATAGAAGTTTTTGGTTCTTTTACGCTAGGAGAGCGTGAACAAGGTAGAGAGGAGATTCAGAAAGGATATTTCAAAAGAGGCCATCCTCCTTTCTTTAACAATTCAGGAGAAAAGCGTGCTAAGTTCAAAAATTTACCTAGTAATCAAAGGTTGATTTATTTATGGGACCATCGGATTTTGTATAATATAATATGGCAGTCAAAAAAGTTCAACCTGACTAATAATGACAAAATGTTCAAGAGTTTAGATGGTATTTCTTCTCTTTATGAAAAAATAGACTTTAAAAAATATGATTATGAATTTGATTTATTAGTTTCTAAATTAAGGGAAGAATTTGAGGATAATAAAACTTATAAATTCTTAAAGATGGAAGCTAAATTATCAAATAGCGTTAAGTATAGCTTTGAGGAAGTATTGGAAAAGTATAAACATGTCAGAGATATTATTAAACAAATAGATAATATTAAAGGAAATGATAGAAGACTTTTGTTCTCTTTCTCCTATGCTGAAGAGATAGCAGATGCTTTACAAGATCTAGTAAAGGCTGACAGTAGGGGTATAATAAATAATATTTTTACAGAATACCTAGAGATAAAAAATAACATCCAATCTACAGGGATGAAAAAAGTTTTAAAAATGTTTATATCTATAGAAGAAAGTATAAAAGATAATTCTGTTATTTTACTCGATGAGATAGATGCATTTCTTTACCCAGAATTAAGTAGGAGGTTCATGTACATACTTTATGATTTTTTCAAAGAGGATAAACTTGCCGAGAAGCAGTTAATTCTTACTTCTCATTCACCATTTATTTTGAGTGATTTTTTTGAAGATCAAGTTATAAAATTAAAAAGTTTGAATGATGAAAATTCGAACAGAGAACCTGCGATTGAAGAAATCAAAAGTAAATATTTCGCTTCAAACTTTAATGAAATACTTTCAGAGGTTTTTATTTTGGAAGGACTCGTAGGTGAGTATTCTGAAAGTATAATTAGAAATATAGAAGAGTATTCTCCTGTAAAAAAGATGTTCGTAATAAATAGTGTATCAGATCCAATGATTAAAAGTGTCTTGAGGAAAAAGTATATAGATAGTATTGAAAAAGAAGATATAATGAATATGTCTTCTACAGAAATCGATAATATACAAAAATGGATTAATCAAAGAAGAAAAGGTGAATGA
- a CDS encoding HNH endonuclease, translated as MIHIQISNEQLNRCKEVYFEWIEKIFEKQGNKLQISNLIDYFNLKIPRKSEYDLTNKVRTVEFLKSNKNEILNIAFNKDLEAANSLQRQNGAAQTSEGENYIPRNRSSRIYFGETLYNKLRSSTIPYQLYKEILGINVCPYCNKNSLEYIEYTSEETGEITGKISRIDIDHIKPKSDFSNLTIHFYNLMPCCHTCNLTKLANSYPSLFEENEGRFLFKFDFSKMSYEAIIQAHLSDNLNIKIEGLNDDLLKLEKRYNSDKGKIKSVLKRRYWYNEHYLKLIEKTLDEAGLSEYNSSELRQLDIHELLELHLSEKDYLTTPYSKMTKDLLNDMDDIMQAYQ; from the coding sequence ATGATACATATCCAAATATCAAATGAACAGTTAAACAGATGTAAAGAAGTTTATTTTGAATGGATAGAGAAAATTTTTGAAAAGCAAGGAAACAAATTGCAAATAAGTAATCTAATTGACTATTTTAACCTTAAAATACCCAGAAAAAGCGAGTACGACTTAACTAATAAAGTACGCACAGTTGAATTTTTGAAAAGCAATAAAAATGAAATCCTTAACATTGCATTTAATAAAGACTTAGAAGCAGCTAACTCTTTACAAAGACAGAATGGGGCAGCCCAAACTAGCGAAGGTGAAAATTATATTCCGCGAAACCGGTCCTCGAGAATATATTTTGGTGAAACTTTATATAATAAATTGAGATCCAGCACAATACCTTATCAATTATATAAAGAAATTTTAGGTATCAATGTGTGTCCTTATTGCAATAAGAATTCACTAGAATACATTGAATATACTAGCGAAGAGACAGGTGAAATTACTGGTAAAATTAGTAGAATAGATATTGATCATATCAAACCAAAAAGTGATTTTAGCAATTTAACTATACATTTCTATAATTTAATGCCATGTTGTCATACTTGTAATTTAACTAAACTTGCAAATTCCTATCCCTCTCTATTTGAGGAGAATGAAGGAAGATTCCTATTTAAATTTGATTTTAGTAAAATGAGTTATGAGGCTATTATTCAGGCGCACCTTAGTGATAATCTCAATATAAAAATTGAAGGCCTAAATGACGACCTTTTAAAATTAGAGAAACGCTATAATAGCGATAAAGGCAAGATTAAAAGTGTTCTTAAAAGAAGATATTGGTACAATGAGCACTATCTGAAGCTCATAGAAAAAACTCTTGATGAAGCAGGATTGAGTGAATATAACTCATCAGAATTAAGACAGTTGGATATACATGAATTGTTAGAATTACATTTAAGTGAAAAAGATTACCTGACTACTCCTTACTCAAAAATGACTAAAGATTTACTTAATGATATGGATGATATTATGCAGGCTTACCAATGA
- a CDS encoding GlsB/YeaQ/YmgE family stress response membrane protein — protein sequence MGWIITLIVGGIIGWLAGLILGKDVPFGIIGNIIAGLVGAAIANAIGLSFGPEVGGVSIIGGLLGAIILILIVSFIMKALGGNDRA from the coding sequence ATGGGTTGGATTATTACATTGATCGTAGGCGGCATCATCGGATGGCTCGCCGGTCTTATTCTCGGAAAAGATGTGCCATTCGGCATCATCGGTAACATCATCGCAGGACTTGTAGGTGCTGCAATTGCGAACGCAATCGGACTCAGTTTCGGTCCCGAAGTCGGCGGCGTCAGCATCATCGGTGGACTATTAGGTGCCATCATACTGATTCTGATCGTATCCTTCATCATGAAGGCGCTCGGCGGCAACGATAGAGCATAA
- a CDS encoding phosphotransferase family protein translates to MHTFNKMFPHLTITHIEKLDKGWSNDSKYILRDDENRKYLIRLSDLDQKDKKMREYDLIQKCFAAGIPVQKPIAHGETDCHYYLLLEWIEGDEATDRLPRLPEAEQYKLGVEAGKNLWKMHQINLEQPEETWESKATRKIHRKISMYNECDYKYEKGHLFLEYIETHRHLLKNRRQVLHHGDYHVGNMIIDADHGFHIIDFNRHDIGEPWEEFNRIVWSAQVSPAFASGQVDGYFKNGVPDDFWQLLLLYICANTLSSLPWGIPFGRAQIEIFMKQAREVLGWHDDMQSVMPSWYRHPS, encoded by the coding sequence ATGCACACATTCAATAAAATGTTCCCGCATCTCACCATTACACATATAGAAAAGCTGGATAAAGGCTGGTCAAATGACTCCAAGTACATCCTGAGAGATGATGAGAATAGAAAGTATCTGATACGCCTGAGTGACCTCGATCAGAAAGATAAGAAAATGAGGGAGTATGACTTGATTCAAAAATGCTTTGCAGCAGGCATCCCTGTACAGAAGCCGATTGCACATGGAGAAACAGACTGCCACTACTATCTTCTGCTCGAATGGATTGAAGGGGACGAGGCAACAGACAGACTTCCCCGCCTGCCTGAAGCGGAGCAGTACAAGTTGGGTGTCGAAGCAGGAAAAAATTTATGGAAGATGCATCAGATCAACTTGGAACAGCCTGAAGAAACCTGGGAATCAAAGGCAACAAGAAAAATACACCGGAAAATAAGTATGTATAATGAATGTGACTATAAATATGAAAAGGGGCACCTGTTCCTTGAATATATAGAAACGCACCGTCATCTTCTCAAGAATCGTAGACAGGTTCTCCATCATGGGGATTACCATGTCGGCAATATGATCATCGATGCTGATCATGGCTTCCACATCATAGATTTCAACCGTCACGACATAGGGGAGCCTTGGGAGGAATTCAACCGGATCGTCTGGAGCGCCCAGGTGAGCCCGGCTTTCGCCTCGGGCCAGGTTGATGGATATTTCAAGAACGGCGTTCCTGACGATTTCTGGCAGCTGCTCCTTCTCTATATCTGTGCCAACACACTTTCTTCTCTTCCCTGGGGCATCCCTTTCGGCCGGGCACAGATTGAAATTTTCATGAAGCAGGCACGTGAAGTTCTGGGCTGGCATGATGACATGCAGTCGGTCATGCCGTCCTGGTACCGTCATCCATCTTGA
- a CDS encoding copper homeostasis protein CutC: MIIEGIATNIQDIHDLNRFGADRVELCGEMEKDGLTPEMNLVEEAVKVSDIPINVMIRPHDDSFHYTDEEIQQMAEQIEEVGSYGANGIVIGVLTEDGHIDVRALDKFISVCGGMDITFHKAFDALEDQSEGLDVLLEYPEVRTILTSGGPGGVTDNFENLQKLMKGAGIHMNIMPGGGLSTENVTEVVDGLNPDSLHFGTGIRIGKSYDEGISKEKIEFIRSVVHK; the protein is encoded by the coding sequence ATGATTATAGAAGGTATCGCAACAAACATACAGGACATTCACGACCTGAATCGGTTTGGTGCAGACAGGGTCGAACTCTGTGGGGAGATGGAGAAGGATGGCCTTACCCCTGAAATGAACCTGGTGGAAGAAGCGGTGAAGGTATCGGACATTCCAATCAATGTCATGATCAGACCCCATGATGATTCATTCCATTATACTGATGAGGAAATTCAACAGATGGCGGAGCAAATAGAGGAAGTAGGAAGCTATGGTGCAAACGGCATCGTCATTGGTGTACTGACAGAAGATGGGCACATTGATGTCCGCGCCTTGGACAAATTCATTTCGGTTTGTGGAGGGATGGATATCACATTCCATAAGGCGTTCGATGCATTGGAAGATCAGTCTGAAGGGCTGGATGTACTTCTTGAATATCCAGAGGTTAGGACCATACTCACTTCAGGCGGTCCTGGAGGGGTCACTGATAACTTTGAGAACCTGCAGAAACTGATGAAGGGGGCAGGTATTCATATGAACATCATGCCTGGCGGAGGACTCAGTACGGAAAATGTCACTGAAGTGGTTGATGGGCTGAACCCGGACAGTCTTCATTTCGGTACGGGCATCAGAATTGGCAAGTCCTATGATGAGGGGATTTCCAAGGAGAAGATCGAGTTCATCAGGAGTGTGGTACATAAATAA
- a CDS encoding M24 family metallopeptidase → MKTKSRSDELKSIMKNKNLDVALISNFENQYYFSGLKAITYSRPILLIIGKDEESLIIPALEEEHAKEKTDIDQLYVYHEVEGKEGETSYHEQVKAVLSTLKSGSTVGVEYNALPTEITLMLKDENAEIKNIQEDITAMRAIKSKEEIDMITHSGQLVSNALKHTIENAGENKTELEIDYYGNEYLFKEIPKHFPDSTLDYFVMSPSGLERTNMPHVFSNTRKLRSQDIIIHSRQVGLNGYRAECERTFFIGDPTDRQREVFNVMVAAQKAALDFIKVGVTAKEVNQKALEVIKEAGLEEYVVHRTGHGIGIGVHEEPSLRFDNDLMLEAGMVFCIEPGIYIPDVGGFRHSDTVVLKENGTELITEYPRDIDSLIIK, encoded by the coding sequence ATGAAGACCAAGTCAAGATCGGATGAATTGAAGTCTATAATGAAGAATAAAAACTTGGATGTTGCGCTGATATCCAACTTCGAGAATCAATATTACTTCAGTGGACTTAAAGCCATCACATATTCCCGGCCAATACTCCTGATTATAGGAAAAGACGAAGAAAGCCTCATCATCCCTGCTTTGGAGGAAGAACATGCGAAAGAAAAAACAGATATAGACCAGCTTTATGTTTATCATGAGGTTGAAGGCAAAGAAGGAGAGACTTCCTACCATGAACAAGTGAAAGCAGTGCTCTCTACATTAAAATCTGGAAGTACGGTAGGCGTTGAATATAATGCTCTGCCCACTGAAATCACATTGATGCTGAAAGACGAGAATGCTGAAATAAAGAATATTCAAGAAGATATCACTGCAATGCGAGCCATAAAGAGCAAGGAAGAGATCGATATGATTACACATTCGGGTCAACTTGTCAGTAATGCGTTAAAACATACCATTGAAAATGCGGGGGAGAATAAGACCGAACTTGAAATCGACTACTATGGCAATGAATACCTGTTCAAGGAAATACCGAAACATTTCCCTGATTCTACACTAGATTATTTCGTAATGTCCCCTTCCGGTTTGGAAAGAACAAACATGCCCCATGTCTTCTCGAACACAAGAAAGCTCCGTTCCCAGGATATCATCATACACAGTCGTCAAGTCGGACTCAATGGATATCGAGCAGAATGTGAACGCACTTTCTTCATTGGAGATCCTACAGATCGTCAAAGAGAAGTCTTCAATGTAATGGTAGCCGCTCAAAAAGCAGCATTGGATTTCATTAAAGTGGGGGTTACAGCTAAAGAGGTAAATCAAAAGGCATTGGAGGTTATTAAAGAGGCAGGTCTTGAAGAGTATGTTGTCCATAGAACAGGACATGGAATTGGTATAGGTGTTCACGAAGAACCTTCTTTAAGATTCGATAATGATTTGATGTTGGAAGCCGGCATGGTGTTCTGCATTGAACCAGGGATCTATATTCCGGATGTCGGTGGATTCAGACATTCAGATACCGTTGTTCTCAAAGAAAATGGTACCGAGCTGATTACAGAATATCCGAGAGATATAGATAGTTTAATAATTAAATGA
- a CDS encoding metal-dependent hydrolase family protein, whose protein sequence is MAAVIRNAKMLVGEDLEVLEGYELWMENGEITSIQPESNKVGDEVIDGKENYLIPGLIDLHVHMMWDGSINPVQMTEAEGYEQMLIRAVANARHYLNHGITTVRDIGSIDDISLHVAKAVRRGLIEGPDIIACGKTLTMTGGHDPFWARFVDGTDEALKGVREQIYKGATVIKVSATGGVYGRTEGEDVGNSELGLAELAVICEEAHKFGLKVASHAIGREGIRNSILAGVDTIEHGHYMDDELISLMEQHGVSWHPTLYVYRQVANQSGIPEYAKNKAIDIVKIHDSAFKKYHRRDILIGAGSDAGSPGVSHHALQDELYAMHETIQNTTETLKTATVNAGRILDKKVGMLKEGYDADLVLLENNPLNDLEYIEGVKSVFAKGKLIRQGVEHHEDQVKIG, encoded by the coding sequence ATGGCAGCAGTTATTCGTAATGCTAAAATGCTTGTTGGTGAAGATTTGGAAGTGCTGGAAGGATACGAACTATGGATGGAAAATGGGGAAATTACATCCATACAGCCAGAGAGCAATAAAGTTGGCGACGAAGTAATCGATGGAAAGGAGAATTATCTTATTCCAGGTCTCATAGATCTTCACGTGCATATGATGTGGGACGGCTCCATCAATCCGGTGCAGATGACAGAAGCGGAAGGATATGAACAGATGCTGATACGTGCTGTCGCCAATGCTAGGCATTATCTCAATCATGGCATCACCACTGTCCGTGACATCGGCTCCATAGATGATATTTCATTACATGTCGCAAAAGCAGTCAGACGCGGGCTGATTGAAGGTCCGGATATCATCGCCTGCGGAAAGACCCTGACCATGACGGGTGGGCACGATCCATTCTGGGCAAGGTTTGTAGATGGTACGGACGAAGCATTGAAAGGCGTGCGGGAACAGATTTATAAAGGGGCCACTGTCATAAAAGTCAGTGCCACAGGCGGTGTCTATGGCCGAACAGAAGGAGAAGATGTGGGCAACTCTGAACTAGGATTGGCAGAACTCGCAGTTATTTGTGAAGAAGCTCATAAGTTTGGATTGAAAGTCGCCTCCCATGCAATAGGTCGTGAAGGCATCAGAAATTCAATTTTAGCAGGTGTTGATACGATTGAACATGGTCATTACATGGATGATGAACTCATTTCCCTGATGGAACAGCATGGTGTGTCCTGGCACCCTACACTCTATGTGTATAGGCAGGTCGCCAATCAGTCAGGCATACCGGAGTATGCAAAAAATAAGGCTATAGATATTGTAAAAATACATGATTCAGCTTTTAAAAAGTATCATCGCCGAGACATTCTGATTGGTGCTGGTTCAGATGCTGGTTCTCCAGGAGTAAGCCATCATGCGCTGCAAGATGAACTCTATGCGATGCATGAAACAATCCAGAATACGACAGAAACCCTGAAGACGGCGACAGTCAATGCGGGACGCATTCTGGATAAGAAGGTTGGCATGTTGAAGGAAGGGTACGATGCAGATCTCGTCTTATTGGAAAATAACCCATTGAATGACCTGGAATATATTGAAGGCGTAAAAAGCGTGTTCGCCAAAGGAAAACTCATAAGACAAGGAGTGGAGCATCATGAAGACCAAGTCAAGATCGGATGA